gtgagactacatggattgacttccttatcaaattagctttccatccatatgtggatcgtcgaaaacagagtccagatgcgtcttggatgactagtttaaggcagactggtcctggaggccgaggcagactcgaacttgagttgctttgggcctccacctcggggactcgaaccgaattagcctcggacctccttcttgacttggacacccttgctagcctcctacccctccataccatgtgccaaatatggtcatatgcatgggtgtcatgtcctcatcagaaagCCTCCGACTGCTCTAGTCCCCATTCCTCCTTGTCTCCGCCTCTCAGAGCTTTAAAAAATGGGAGGTTATGTTCTGCTGATTTTAAGATAAATCTATTCAATGCTGATATTCTTCTAGAGAGTTTTTGCACTTCCTTTTTGGTTGACGGCTCCACCATTGAGATTATAGCCTTCGCCTTCTCTAGGTTGGTCTGAATACCCTTGGGTCCTATGATGTACCCGAGCATCTTTCCTCGGCTCACACCAAaaacacacttgtttgggtttagCTTTAGGCCTGTTTTCCTAAGATTGGTGAAGGTTTCCTTTAGATCTACTATATGATCTTCCTCATTCTTGCTCATTACTACAATGTCATCGACATAAGCTATGATGTTTTTCTGTAATTATGGGCCAACGACTGCCTTCATCATTCTGGCGAAGGTCGAGCCTGCATTCTTTAGCTCTTTGGGTATTCTTGTGTAACAGTAAGTTCCGAAGGGGGTAGTGAAACTTGTCTTTTCTTCATCTTCTTTATTGAGCCagatttgatgatatcctgagAAGCAATCCAGTAAGGAGAAGCGCTTGCATCTTGCCGCTTTATCGACAGAGGTATCTATCCTTAGTTGCAGAAATGGATCTTTCTTGCATGCCTTGTTCAGATCTGTGAAGTCCATGCACATTCTCATCTTTTCATTCTTCTTCGGCACTAGCACTACATTTGCTAACCATTCTGAGTACTTAACTTCTTTGATGACATTTGCATCTAAGAACCTTTGTACTTCAGCCTTTGCTACTAAGATTCTATCCTCAGACATTTTCCTTTGTTTCTACTTTCTTGGCTTCATTTTGGGGTTGGTGTCAAGGGAGTGTTGTATGATATCCCTGCTAACTCCTTTTAGGtcagaggctgaccaggcgaataCGTCTTTATTCCTAGCTAAGGTATCTATGAGTTCTGTTTCTTCTGCCTTCGATAGGCTGGCTCCAATGGTGACCTTTCTATCTGGGACTGTATTTTCCAATGGGACTAACTTTatttcttcttgatctttgagaTCTGTTTTGCCCTTCAGCTTGTCCAGAGGCTCTGGCTCAGTATTCTTTGCTGAATCAACAGAATTGATGTTTCGCTGCGATTTGTAGATAgctctttctatgtttcttgcttctttctgacTTCCATGTATTGTGATAGTGCCGTGCAAAGCTAGCATCTTAATGCACAAGTAACCCATATGGATGGCTGTGCTAAACTTGTTTACAAACCCTCTGTCGAAGATGGCGTTGTACGGGTAATAGCGGTCCACTACGTCGAAGGTTACGTATTCTGTTCTTGCATTTTCCTGACCTCCAAAGGAAACTGGCAGGGATATTTTCCCCAATGCATCGATCCTCTTTCCCCTGAAACCAATTTGCGGTGAATCCAAAGGCTGTAGCTGGGTCTTGCTTAGTTTCATCTGGTCGAAGGCATTAACAAAGTTGATATCTGCTAAGCTTCCAGAGTTAATGAGAAACCTATTGATCTCCCAACCTGCTATGTTGGCCCTGATTACCATATCGTAGGTATAGGGGTAACTTTCTAATTGCAGGTCTTGCTCTGAGAAGGTGATTGATGACTTCGACCAATCTGTACAGCGCactgggccttggactgctatgtTGTTGACGAGCCTTAGGTGatccttcttttgcttctttgtcTAGAATTCCATTGAAGAGCCTCCGGCTATTGCAGTATCATGCTAATGGTGAGTAGTAGTGTATGTTGCTTGAGTTGATTTTCTAGGTTGGGCTCATTTTTTGGGGCAGCTAGCTGTGGTGGAGGTGGTAGCGGAGGTGCTTCGAGTTGTCTATTATGCACCTGAGCTGGCTGGTTTGTCTCTATGAATGTTATGTGCGGAGGCCTTAGGTTTATGTAGGTGAGGTTGGCTTCTGCTCGCTGATTACTTGCCTGTCCTTACTGTTGGGTGCTTGGTCGCCATGCAGGTAGGAAGTTGGGGTAGTATACGGCTGCTAAGGTGGATGGGTGAATTTGATTAGAGTTGATACTTGGGTAGACTGGGCAATATGGCTGCTGAGAAAGCACAACAAAGGTGTGGTTGACTTCCCTGGCGGGTTGTTGTGACGGAGGTTGAGGGTTTTACCTACTTTTTATCCTCTCCTGAGTTTCCTTCGCGTCTGGGCAATCTCTGGTGATGTGCCCTTTGTTTTCTCCGTGAAAGAAATAATACTGCCTCTGTAGCTTTGGTTCTTGGTTTTTCTTATAGTTCTTCCTTTGATTGTATTTCTTGCTTTCGTACTGCCTATGTAGTGGTTTGGTTTGCTCTGCCTCCGGCATTTGCTTCCGCTGCTGGCTGCTCCCTTGCCGTTCTATGTTAAAAACTTGTTGATAAGGGGTCTCCTGAGGTTGCGATTGAACTTGGCTTCTGTTGCCCCTCTAAACATTCCTACCACTTGTTTGGTACTGCTTGTTCTGATTTTGCTCTTCTAGCCTTCTTCGGAGGTCATTGTCTAACCTGCAGCACTTCTCAAACTCTCTGTATAATTCTTCTATAGTGCTTGGCTTTTCACGAGCTAGATGAGCTGCGAAGGCTCCGATGCAGAGGCCCTTGATTGCGTCCTCAATTGCCACATCCTCTGGGACATTTGGTGCCTTTGCTTTAAGCTGCACAAACCTCTGAAAATAGTCCCTTAGTGTTTTACCTTGATTGTGTCTGTACTAAAATGAATCCATTGATGTCAAAGATTCGATGGTGAACCCTTTGAAGTTAGCGATGATATTATCTCGGAGGTCTTCCCATGAATATACTAAACTTGGCATCAACATTGAGTACCATGCCAATGCATCTCCTTCGGCTATGATGACAAATCACTTGGCCAAGACAGTGTCATTCCCTCCTACGGAGGCTACGGCTACCTCGAAACTCATGATGAACTGGCGGGGGTCTGATCTTCCGTTGAATTTGGGTAGGGTAATAGGCTTGTAAGATGGTGGCCAAGGTGAGGTTTGGATTCCCTCAGAGAGTGGGGATCTTGAATCTATAGCTCTATGGGTTGGCGGTGAGTTGAACGGTGTGCCGAAGGTTGGCTGGGCAGCCATACGTGGTGAAGGGTTAGGCTGGCTTTGATCTGCTGACCGGAGCTGGTTGGAAATGTTGGACTGGGGCTAGCTTGGCTGCATGCTCTGAATCTCCGCCTGTAGGACAACCAATTGTTGTCTGATCTCTGCTGCCTGCAATGATGTCTGTACTGCCCTCTAATTTGCGGTGAAGGTTGCTGCCAACCTATCTCTTTCTTGTTGTGTACTCTGTAGCTGGGCTTGCAATTGTTGGAGTACCTGGTTCAGGGTGGGATCTGAGGCTTGTTGATCTTCGGCTGTCAGAGGCTGATCTTCGACCGCGGGTTCTTCCACAACCTGGTCTTCTAGGGCACTGGCATAAGCGCTGCGGGTATTATGCCTGGGTTGTCCCCTTATTGAAGGCTCTGCGGGTGTTCTAGTGGGGGTTGCTCTTTTTCTCGGTCTCATGGGTTTTGCTTGGCCAACacgcggtgggcgccaatgttggaaaGTAGCGTTTTCTAGCAGGTGATACGGAGAGAGCCTTCGCCCGGTCGGATGCCCTAGGTGAAGGTTAAGAAAGTGGTAGGTGGGTCCTGGCACAATTAGGGTTCTATAAATGCATTCACCAACCAACCAAACAGGCTTCAGCTCTCCCCTTTTATAGGGCGCTATTCACTATTTTCCCTTTTTACATCTTTGTCCTacaactgctacggtacattTCCTGAATATCCTCCTGTTAGTGCAGGTGGCCCGGGACAAACTGGACCTTCCCTTCTTTGCACCGCCTTGTCTCCTTGGGCCTAAATTGCCAGCCCAAGGGAAGCCCATTCCTGGCCCGAGGTCGCCTCCACGCCATGAACCCTCCTGCTGTGGTGGAGCCAGCTTCCACCACCGCCCATAGCACTGTGGCCTCTGCCTTCGCCAAGCGGCCTTCGCTCGTGGTACTGCGGCCTCCGCCTTCGCCAGGCGACCTTCGCTCGCGGCGCTGTGACCTCCGCCTTCGCCGGGAGACCTTCACTCGTGGCGCTGCGACCTCCGCCTTCGCCAGGCGGCCTCCGCTCGCGGTACTGCGACCTCCGCCTTCGTCGGGCGGCCTCCGTTCGTGACGCTGCGACCTCCGTCTTAGTTTGATGGTGGGCGAAGATACTGCCGGCTGTCCCTGCACAACATTACTTCAACAATTCTGCTATCGTTAGTTCTCACTTGCACTGGCCTCCGCTAGTCGCGTATCCGTGCCTCAACAGGCAAATAGTAATGGTATTTCTCTAAACTTGCAAAATTATAATGGCACCAATCAAAAAACCCTTTTACAAAAGATCTATATTAGCTATTTCCTGTAGAGATGATATTTAGTTCATGCGCAGTTAACGTACTTtcttggttcatcatcatcatcaccaaatTGGTGTCAACATCAATACTCAAACCAGGGTGAGATTAAGGTTGTATACAAAACAGAAATGTATAATCTAACTTCTAAATTCAGCTACACATGATTCATGCAAACTAAATTGCAATTGGAGCAAGCCATGAAAGGTGGCATCTCCAAGGTGGGCACTACTGACATCATTTGAATGGAAGAGAAAAAAATCCATGCTACTTCGTCTGTATTGCTCATGCATCTCAAGTTTGCCCCCCTCCGGCCGCCGCCACAACCACTTCATGCCGTACCAATTCCTCCTATCCAATCCTCTCCTCCCCAGTTATCATatatatactctctctctctctctccaaacCCTAGCTAAACCTGCTCCGACCTCACGCAGCGGCGGAGGCCCCGAAGCTGGAGGGACGGATGGAGCGCCAGAAGAGGAAGACGCGGGACCCTCATGGACGAGGAGCCAATGCTTGCCCTGACAAGCCCAAGCCATCATCCATTGAAAATCCGGAGCTGGAAGAAAGGGAGGACGGCGATCAGAGTCGGGCAGGGTATCTGGAGGAGATCTTCAGCGATGATTGGCCAGCAGATGCAGATCAGCAAGTACGAGACCTCGATCGGGCGGGGTTCGATTCCAGGGAGAGCCGGGATCGGTCGGCCTATCTGGTGGCTGGACACTGGGACTACTCCAGGTCTTCCAGACGCTACAGCGTGTTCAAGATGGTGGACCTCGCTGCTTCGTCTGCGTCGGAGGCGAGCCGGAAGCGCCTGAAACGTCTCGGCAGCCTCAAGGCCGACGCCCGTGGCAAGGTCTTCACCTCCGTGAGCTCTAGGAACCGCGCATGGATCATCGGCGTAGGGGGTGATCACCGCAATACCATCATcttcgagaagaagaagaagaagaaggtaatCAAGGACCGAATCTCAATTCCGCAAAATTGAGCCCTGTCCTGACGACCGTGGGGGATAAGGTATACGCCATGTCCAAGTTTCCCTCTTGGGTTTCAGACCGCGATTTCCCACCCTGGTTCGAGGTACTCGATCTTTCCAAAGCAAAAATCGTCAACGTTGCTGGCAAGCTTCACCTAGAGGACTGCTCCTGGACTCCCCTGCCGCATCCACCTTGCATGCCTTGGGAGCTCAGCCCGACGGAATACACCATGCTGACAATTGTAATTCTCATGTCCTGTGTGGTGGTTGGCCCCTACATATACTGGTATCTTTCAACGTACCATGGGGCACATATGCATTTGACACCAACGCAAGAACCATACCAGTGGCACAAGGTCGACAAGGATAATTTGCCTTTCAATGGCTGTGCCACCCCACTCAGCTCTATCTTCCTTGCTTCATCTCGCAAGGGGCCCATCAATGCCTACCGCATCCATGTTGCAACATCTGACGACGAGGATAATACTCTCAAGTTGTCCATCACTGTACTCCCAGTAAAATACATGGAACGTGAAGTTGATGTAGAGCCCTGCTTCTCTTACTTGGACAATGAAATTAAGCATCTCCTCGTTGAGTCTTTCAATTGACAGCGACAGCTGGACTTATAAACACGAGACTGGTAAACACTTTCCACGGAAGGTGCATGTAAACTTGACGACATATCAAAGGTAAAAGTTTACATtatatcccatcgaatgtttgtacacatacatagagtattaaatatagattaaaaaaataactaattacacagattgtgactactttgcgagacgaatcttttaagcctaattagtccatgatttgacaatgtggtgttaCAGTAACACacttgctaatgatggattaattaggcttaataaattcgtctcgcggtttactgacgaattctataatttgttttttttattagtatccgaacacccaatGCGACACCCTATgtaacacccgatgtgacactCCAAAATTTTACGCCCTAGATTTAAACCAGGCCCAAATAGAAAACCCTCTAGTCCTGGAAAATCGGGATGAAACCATGCTGGCTGTGAATCCAGAGGTTGCAGTCTCCAGTCAGCAGGAATGTACCTTAAATATTGCCAGTTCAACTCATGGTTTCTCTCCCTTTGGCTTCAGTCTTGTATCGATGTAAGTACCATTGACACACCTTTGAACCTTTATATTTCAT
The nucleotide sequence above comes from Miscanthus floridulus cultivar M001 chromosome 18, ASM1932011v1, whole genome shotgun sequence. Encoded proteins:
- the LOC136523550 gene encoding uncharacterized protein, which translates into the protein MVIRANIAGWEINRFLINSGSLADINFVNAFDQMKLSKTQLQPLDSPQIGFRGKRIDALGKISLPVSFGGQENARTEYVTFDVVDRYYPYNAIFDRGFVNKFSTAIHMGYLCIKMLALHGTITIHGSQKEARNIERAIYKSQRNINSVDSAKNTEPEPLDKLKGKTDLKDQEEIKLVPLENTVPDRKVTIGASLSKAEETELIDTLARNKDVFAWSASDLKGVSRDIIQHSLDTNPKMKPRK